GATTACCCTCGGCGAAAGTGGTGAAACGCTATCAGGAACACCATTACCAGTGGTTTGATACGGCACACGCCGGGCAGCTTTCTGTCTCATTTTCGCCAGGGCAATGGAAAATCGAGGGGTTAAGGAAACAGATTTCGCCCCGCTGGTATCATGAGTGGTTTGGCTCACCTGCTGAATACAGGTAGAATATGCGGCTATTTCAACGAAAGCTGGTTTTTTGAATGCATAACGATAAAGATCTCTCCACGTGGCAGACCTTCCGCCGACTCTGGCCGGTGATTGCGCCCTTTAAAACGGGTCTGATTGTGGCTGGGGTAGCGTTAATACTCAACGCAGCCAGCGATACCTATATGCTATCGCTACTTAAACCGTTACTGGATGATGGTTTCGGTAAAACCGACCGCTCAGTGCTGCTATGGATGCCGCTGGTGGTCATCGGGCTGATGGTGCTTCGTGGTATCACCAGCTACGTTTCCAGTTATTGCATCTCCTGGGTTTCCGGGAAAGTCGTCATGACGATGCGCCGCCGCTTGTTTAATCATATGATGGGGATGCCTGTCTCTTTCTTTGATAAACAATCGACTGGTACGCTGCTCTCCCGTATTACCTACGATTCCGAGCAGGTCGCGTCGTCCTCTTCCAGCGCGCTCATTACCGTCGTGCGTGAAGGGGCGTCGATCATCGGTCTGTTCATCATGATGTTTTACTACAGCTGGCAGCTTTCGCTGATTCTGATAGTACTGGCGCCCATCGTGTCGATTGCGATCCGCGTCGTGTCGAAACGCTTTCGCAGCATCAGTAAAAACATGCAGAACACCATGGGGCAGGTGACGACCAGCGCCGAGCAGATGCTTAAAGGCCATAAAGAAGTGCTCATTTTTGGCGGTCAGGAGGTTGAGGGCGAACGCTTCGCGAAAGTCAGCAACAAGATGCGTCTGCAGGGCATGAAAATGGTCTCGGCCTCATCCATTTCCGACCCGATTATTCAGCTGATTGCGTCTCTGGCGCTGGCGTTTGTGCTGTACGCGGCAAGCTTCCCGAGCGTCATGCAAACCCTGACGGCAGGCACTATCACCGTCGTATTCTCCTCCATGATTGCGCTGATGCGCCCGCTGAAATCGCTCACTAACGTAAACGCGCAGTTCCAGCGCGGGATGGCGGCTTGTCAGACTCTGTTCGCTATTCTGGACAGCGAGCAGGAGAAAGATGAAGGCACGCGTGTTGTTGAGCGCGCCCAGGGAAATCTCGAATTCCGTGATGTCACCTTCACTTATCCGGGCCGTGAAATTCCGGCGCTGCGCGATATCAACCTGTCTATCCCTGCCGGGAAGACGGTCGCGCTGGTGGGGCGTTCGGGTTCCGGCAAATCGACGCTCGCAAGCCTTATCACGCGCTTTTACGATATCGACAGCGGCGAGATCCTGCTGGACGGCCACGATCTGCGCGAATACACGCTCTCATCGCTGCGTAACCAGGTCGCGCTCGTCTCCCAGAACGTGCATCTGTTTAATGACACGATCGCGAACAACATTGCGTACGCGCGCACGGATGTCTACAGCCGTGAAGCGATCGAGAAAGCCGCCCGTATGGCTTATGCGATGGACTTTATCAATAAGATGGATAACGGCCTGGATACGGTCATTGGCGAAAACGGCGTACTGCTTTCCGGCGGGCAGCGTCAGCGTATCGCGATTGCCCGCGCGCTGCTGCGCGACAGCCCGATCCTTATCCTTGATGAGGCGACTTCGGCGCTGGATACCGAGTCAGAACGCGCTATCCAGGCGGCGCTGGATGAACTGCAAAAGAACCGCACGTCGCTGGTTATCGCGCATCGTCTCTCCACTATCGAGCAGGCGGACGAAATTGTGGTTATCGAAGATGGACGCATCGTGGAGCGCGGCAATCATGCTGAACTTCTGGAACAGCATGGCGTCTATGCGCAGCTTCATAAGATGCAGTTTGGTCAATGATTGAGCGCATCTGGTCCGGCCGTTCGCCATTATGGGTGCTCCTGCTGCCGCTCTCCTGGCTGTACGGCCTGGTCAGCGGCGCTGTCCGACTGAGCTATCAACTGGGCTTACGTAAAGCCTGGCGCGCGCCGGTACCCGTGGTCGTGGTGGGGAATCTTACCGCAGGCGGTAACGGGAAAACGCCGGTCGTGGTCTGGCTGGTTGAGCAACTGCACCAGCGGGGCGTGCGCGCCGGCGTGGTGTCGCGCGGTTACGGCGGGAAAGCGGCGCATTATCCGCTCGTGCTTAGCGACGCCACTACCCCCGCGGAGGCGGGCGACGAGCCGGTGCTTATTTACCAGCGTACCGGCGCGCCCGTCGCGGTCTCGGCGAACCGCGCGCAAGCGGTTCAGGCGCTGATTGATCATGCTGGCCCACAAATCATCATTACCGATGACGGTCTGCAGCACTACGCGCTGGCGCGGGATAAAGAAATTGTCGTGATCGATGGCGTGCGCCGTTTCGGCAACGGCTGGTGGCTCCCGGCAGGCCCGATGCGCGAGCGCGCATCCAGGCTTAAGCAGGTCGATGCCGTCATTACGAACGGCGGAGAGGCGCGGCCTGGCGAAATTGCCATGCAGTTACAGCCAGGGCTCGCGGTTAATCTGCGCAGCGGCGAAAGGCGTGCAGTCAACACGCTGGAGAATGTGGTCGCGATGGCAGGCATCGGTCATCCGCCGCGCTTTTTCGCCACGCTTGAGAAATGCGGCCTGACGCCGGTAAAAACGGTAAGTCTTGCCGATCATCAGGCATTGCGCGAAGCCGATGTGCTGGCGCTGATGCGCGAAGGCCAGACTCTGCTGATGACGGAAAAAGACGCGGTGAAATGTCGCGCCTTCGCCCATGACGACTGGTGGTATCTGCCGGTCGACGCGACGCTTGCGCAGCCGCAAGCCGATCAATTACTGAAGGAAATTCTCGCGCTGGTGCGTTAAGCAGGTGCGCCAGCCATAGCGGACGGGAGCGGATATGTCTGGAGTGCATCTTTCGTTGCGCGCGGCGCGCCACCTTCACCTTGCCGCGCAGGGGCTGCTGAAAAAGCCGACGCGGCGCGCGCGTCCTGCCGATATTCTTAGCACCATCACTCGCATGTCTCTCCTGCAAATCGACACGATCAATATCGTGGCCCGCAGTCCGTATCTGGTGCTTTTCAGCCGTCTCGGCAGCTATCCGGGGCGCTGGCTTGATGAGGCGCTGGCCCGCTGCGAACTGATGGAGTACTGGGCGCACGAAGCCTGTTTTCTGCCGCGCAGCGATTTCCCGCTCTTTCGCCACCGTATGCTCAGCCCTGAAAAGATGGGCTGGAAATACCGGGCCGCGTGGATGGAAGAACACGCGCAGGAAATCGGCGAACTGATGGCGTTTATCGAGCGTAACGGCCCGGTACGTTCGGCGGATTTTGAGCATCCGCGTAAAGGCGCCAGCGGCTGGTGGGAATGGAAGCCCCATAAAAAACATCTCGAAGGGCTGTTTACCGCAGGGCAGGTGATGGTGGTGGAGCGGCGCAACTTTCAGCGCGTCTACGATCTCACCACCAGGGTTTTGCCCGACTGGGACGACAGCCTGCATCTGATTGACCAGGCGCAGGCTGAGGGGCAGATGCTCGCCAACAGCGCCCGCAGTCTGGGGATCTTTCGCAGCGCCTGGCTTGCCGATTACTACCGGCTGCGCCATGTCGCCATCGGGCCGCTACTGCAGGCGTGGCAGGATGAAGGATTTGTGGTGCCAGTTGAGGTTGAGACGCTCGGGCCGATGTGGCTGCATCATGAACTCGCGCCGCTGCTGGAGCAGGCCGTGGCAGGCAAACTCACCGCCACCCACAGCGCGGTCCTTTCGCCATTCGACCCGGTGGTCTGGGATCGCCGCCGCGCGGAAGAGCTCTTTAACTTCTCCTATCGCCTTGAATGTTACACGCCAGCGCCAAAGCGCAAATATGGCTATTTCGTTCTGCCGTTATTGCACAAAGGCGCGCTGGCGGGAAGGATGGATGCCAAAATGCACCGCCGGCAAGGCGTTCTGGAGATCATGGCGCTGTACGCAGAAGAGGGCGTCTCGTTCACAGCAGGGGTTATCGCCGGTCTGCGGCAGGCTATTGGCGATTTCGCCGCCTGGCAGGGCGCAAGGCGGGTGGTTTTCCGCCAGTTGCCCGGCCCGCTTGCGCAGGCGTGGGGCGAAGGCTGGGAAATTGACCCCGCGCCGGAAACGCATGTGATATCCTCAAAAGATTAATACCACCGGTCCATCAGGAGGAACCATGGATCATCGTTTACTCGAAATCATCGCCTGTCCGGTTTGCAACGGCAAACTCTACTTCAATCAGGAAAAGCAGGAGCTTATCTGCAAGGCCGACCGTCTCGCTTTCCCGCTGCGCGACGGCATTCCGGTGCTGCTGGAAACGGAAGCCCGCTCGCTTGCTGCCGAAGAGACTAACCCATGAGTTTCGTGGTCATTATTCCGGCCCGCTACGCGTCGACGCGTCTGCCGGGCAAACCGCTGGTCGATATCAACGGCAAGCCGATGATCGTGCATGTGCTGGAGCGCGCGCGTGAATCGGGGGCGGCGCGCATCATCGTGGCAACCGATCACCCGGACGTCGCCCGCGCGATTGAAGCGGCAGGCGGCGAGGTCTGCATGACCCGCGCCGATCATCAGTCCGGTACGGAACGTCTGGCGGAAGTTGTGGAGAAGTGCGGTTTCGATGACGACACGGTGATTGTCAACGTTCAGGGCGACGAGCCGATGATCCCGCCGGCGATTATTCGTCAGGTGGCGGAAAACCTGGCGGGCGCCCAGGCAGGAATGGCGACGCTGGCGGTGCCGGTCCATGACGCCCAGGAAGCGTTCAACCCGAACGCCGTGAAAGTGGTAATGGATGCGCAGGGTTACGCGCTCTACTTCTCACGCGCCACGATCCCCTGGGATCGCGACCGTTTCGCGCAGTCGCGCGATACTATCGGCGACAGCTTCCTGCGCCATATCGGCATCTATGGCTACCGCGCCGGGTTTATCCGCCGCTATGTCACCTGGCCCGCCAGCCCGCTTGAGCAGATTGAAATGCTGGAGCAGTTGCGCGTTCTGTGGCACGGCGAGAAAATCCATGTGGCCGTTGCCGCCGTGGTGCCTGGCACCGGCGTGGATACGCCCGACGATCTTGAGCGCGTACGCGCCGAAATGCGTTAACAGAAAACCGGCCCAGGCCGGTTTTTTAATGGCGCCCGGCAGGCGAGCTCACCGGCAGCGTCTGGAACGGTTTGATCTCTTTTAGCACGAACATACTCTGCATCTCTTTAATGCCCGGCAGGCGGCGCAGCACCGACATGGCGAACTCCGCATAGGCGTCGAGATCGCGCGACACCACCTGCAACAGGAAGTCGGCGTCCCCGCCAATGCTGTAACAGGCCACCACGTTTTCCAGCTCCATTACCTCTTGTTCAAAGCGCCGCGCCTGGGCTTCACTGTGGCTGTCGATACTGACGCGCACGAAAACCATCACGCCAAGCCCGATTTTGCGGCGGTCCAGCGCGGCGTGATAGCCGAGGATCACTTTATCTTCTTCCAGCTTTTTCACTTTACGCCAGCAGGGCGAGGGCGAGAGATTAACGGCCTCCGCCAGAGCCTGATTAGTGGTTCGCGCATCCTGCTGCAACAGCGTCAGCAGGGTGATATCAGCGGACGTCAGCGTATCATAAGACATTATTTTTCTCATTTAGGGTTTTAAAGGGTAATTTTACCCTTTTACCGCGCATTGTGGTGCAAGAAAGGTCATTTTTCTCCGCCGTTGTCGGGCAGACTTACTGCATCAACTGACAGGGAGAAAAACATGCAATTCGATACCAGCCTGCATAAATGCACCATCGTCGTCGATCGCGCGCTCACGCCAGGGCTTGCCATGAACGCCGCGAGCGTACTGGGCGTTTGTCTTGGAAGGCAGGTGGAAGGATTAGTCGGGCCCGATCTGTTAAGCCTGGACGGCGTCACCTATCCGGGCGTGATCCGCGCGCCGCTGCCGGTGCTGCTCGGCGAGGGCAACACGCTGTTAAGCCTGTTTAGCGCCGCGCAGAACGATCCGCAGATCCTGGTATTGCCCTTCAGCGCGCTGGCGCAATCGTGCAAAACCTGGGAGGAGTATGAACGGCGGCTGGCGGGCGCCAGCAGCGCGGAGACCGAGCTGGCGGCGCTGGCGCTCGTCGGCCCTAAAAAACTGATAGCCCGTCTGACGGGCAATCTGCCGCTTTATCGTTAATGCAAACTGGCGAGGAATTGATCTCAACAGATGACATCTGCCGCAAGGACGCCCATTATAAAAACAGTAGCGTTTATAAGGGTAACGGCAAATGGAGCAACTGCGTGCGGAACTCAGTCATCTGTTAGGTGAAAAACTCAGTCGGCTTGAATGCATCAGCGAAAAAGCGGATACGGCGCTCTGGTCGCTCTACGACAGCCACGGCAATCCGATGCCGTTGCTGGCGCGGAGTTTCACCTCGCCGGGGCTTGCGCAGCAGCAGGCCGGGAAAATGTCGATACTGGCGCGTTACGGCACGGTGCGACTGCCGGTGGTATACGGGGTGATGACCCACGAGGAGCATCCTGGGCCGGATGTGCTGCTGATGGAGCGCCTGCGGGGCGTTCCGGTAGAAGCGCCCGCCCGCACGCCGCAGCGCTGGGAACAGCTTCAGGATCAGATAATCGAAGCGTTGCTGAGCTGGCATCGCGTTGACAGCCACGGCTGCGTGGGCAGCGTCGACAGCACCCAGGAGAATCTCTGGCCGCACTGGTATCGCCAGCGTGTCGAAGTGCTCTGGAGCACGCTCAATCAGTATCAGAATACCGGCCTGACGATGCAGGACAAACGGATGCTGTTTCGCACCCGTGAATGCCTGGAAGAGATGTTCGCCGGGTTTAATGACAACTGCGTGCTGATCCACGGCAACTTTAACCTGCGCAGTATGCTGAAAGATGCGCGCAGCGATCAGCTGCTGGCGATGGTCAACCCCGGTATTGTGCTGTGGGCGCCGCGCGAGTATGAGCTTTTCCGCCTGTTCGACACGCCGCTTGCCGAAAGCCTCTTCTGGCGGTACATCCAGCGCGCGCCGGTGGCGGAATCGTTCCTCTGGCGCCGCTGGCTCTATGTGCTGTGGGATGAAGTGGCGCAGCTTTTACAAACCGGGAAAATGAACCGCGCCGCGTTTACCACGGCGTCGGAATCACTTCTGCCCTGGGTCGCCTGAGCCCACGCCCTTAACCCACTGCCAGGCGCGGCCGAGCAGTTCATAGCCGGCGCGTTCGCTGTGCATCAGCCACAGCGAGGAGGGATACACGCGCTCCCACGGATTCAGCGGCGAGTCGATCGCCATCTGGTTGGCGGGCGCCGGGATCGGGTTCAGCCCCTGACGCTTAAAGAAAATCATCGCGCGCGGCAGATGCGACGCCGACGTCACCAGTAAAAACGGCTGTTTGCCGAGCGCCGCGGCGACCGCCGCGGCTTCTTCTTCGGTATCTTTCGGCGTATCGAGCGTGATGATATCGCTGCGCGGCACGCCTAAGCTTTCGGCCACGCGGGCGCCCGCTTCCGCTGTGCTGACCGGATTAGTCGTGGCGCGCGCGCCGGTAAAGACCATTTTCGCGCCAGGATTCGCCAGCCACAGACGCACGCCTTCGGTTACGCGCGGCAGGCTGTTATTGACCAGATTTGAGCTCGGCGCCCATTTGTCATTCCACGTATAACCGCCGCCCAGCACCACGATGTAATCCGCTCTCTGGCCGTTCCAGGTCGGGTAGTCATCTTCTACGGGTTTCAGCAGGCCATCCGCCACCGGTTGCAGGCTTAACAGCAGCAATACCAGCCAGCTGGCGGTCATTAAAACCTTGCCGCTTTTCTTAAATCGCGTGAACCACAGCAGCGCAAGCGCGATGCCCATCATCAGCAGCAGAAACGGCAGCGGCAGCAGCAGCGTGCCGGTGAGTTTTTTCAGAATAAAAAGCATCGGTTATGGGTCCTTTTTTAACCATACGGCAGGTAAACGCGGCCTATCTTACGCGAGATGGGTTCATTCTCCCTCCGGCTGTGACAAAATAGCGGTTTTGCCGGATGCGCTTATCACCTGGAGAGTGTGCCCATGCGGGATCGCAATTTTGACGACATCGCCGAAAAGTTTGCGCGCAACATTTACGGTACAACAAAAGGCCAGTTGCGTCAGGCTATCCTCTGGCAGGATCTCGACGCGTTGTTAAGCCTGTTGCCTGACCGCCCGCTGCGCGTGCTGGATGCTGGCGGCGGGGAAGGCCAAACCGCGTGCCGCATCGCGGAGCGGGGTCATCAGGTGGTGCTGTGCGATCTCTCCGCGGAAATGATAGCCCGCGCCAGTAAAGCGGCGCAGGAGAAAGGTGTGAGCGGCAACATGCATTTTGTACAATGCGCCGCGCAGGAGGCAGGTCAGCATTTGGAAAGCCCGGTTGATCTGATATTGTTTCACGCTGTGCTGGAATGGGTGGCCGATCCGCAGGCGGCGCTGCGCCATTTATGGCAATGTCTGGCGCCGGGCGGCGCGCTCTCGCTGATGTTCTACAACGCCAATGGCCTTCTGATGCATAACATGGTGGCGGGTAATTTCGCCTATGTGCAGCAGGGGATGCCCAAAAAGAAAAAACGCACCCTTTCGCCGGACTACCCGCGCGAGCCGCAGCAGGTCTACCGCTGGCTTGAAGAGATGGGCTGGCGGATCCACAGCAAAACCGGCGTGCGGGTATTTCATGACTATCTGCGTGAAAAACATCAGCAGCGCGACGAGTATGAGACGCTGCTTGAGCTTGAAACGCGTTACTGCCGACAGGAGCCCTGGGTGAGCCTGGGCCGATACATCCATGTCACTGCGTTTAAGCCGGAGATCCAAGGATAAACTATGAGTACTATTTCCCAGACAGTCCCTGAACTGGTTGCCTGGGCCAGGAAAAACGACTTTTCGATCCAGCTTCCGGTAGACAGGCTGGCTTTTTTGCTGGCTATCGCCACGCTGAACGGCGAAAGGCTGGATGGCGAAATGAGCGAAGGAGAGCTGGTGGACGCGTTTCGCCACGTCAGCGACGCCTTCGAGCAATCCACCGAAACCGTCGCCCAGCGCGCCAACAACGCCATCAACGATATGGTGCGCCAGCGTCTGATTAACCGCTTTACCAGCGAGCAGGCGGAGGGCAACGCGATTTACCGTCTGACGCCGCTGGGTATCGGCATCACCGATTACTATATCCGCCAGCGCGAATTCTCCACGCTGCGTCTCTCGATGCAGCTCTCCATTGTGGCAAGCGAGCTTAAGCGCGCCGCGGACGCCGCGCAGGAAGGGGGCGACGAGTTCCACTGGCACCGCAACGTTTACGCGCCGCTGAAATACTCGGTTGCGGAAATTTTCGACAGTATCGATCTCACCCAGCGCATCATGGATGAGCAGCAGCAGCTGGTGAAAGACGATATCGCCCAGTTGTTGAATAAAGACTGGCGCGCGGCGATCTCCAGCTGCGAACTGCTGCTTTCAGAAACCTCCGGCACGCTGCGCGAACTGCAGGATACGCTGGAGGCCGCGGGCGATAAGCTCCAGGCCAACCTGCTGCAAATTCAGGAAGCGACGCTGGGCCGCGACGATCTTCATTTCGTCGACCGTCTGACGTATGACCTGCAAAGCAAGCTCGACCGCATTATCAGCTGGGGCCAGCAGGCGATTGACCTGTGGATTGGCTACGACCGCCACGTCCATAAATTTATCCGTACCGCTATCGATATGGATAAAAACCGCGTCTTCGCCCAGCGTCTGCGCCAGTCGGTGCAGAACTATTTCGATGCGCCCTGGGCGCTCACTTACGCCAGCGCCGATCGCCTGCTCGATATGCGCGATGAAGAGATGACGCTGCGCGATGAAGAAGTGACCGGTGAACTGCCGCCGGATCTGGAGTTTGAAGAGTTTAACGAGATCCGCGAACAACTGGCGGCGATGATTGAGGCCCAACTCAACGTCTACCGTGAGCGTCAGCAGCCGCTCGACCTAAGCGTCGTGATGCGCGATTACCTGGCCCAGTTCCCGCGAGCCCGCCACTTTGACGTGGCGCGCATCGTGGTAGACCAGGCGGTGCGCCTGGGCGTCGCTGAAGCGGACTTTACCGGCCTGCCAGCTAAATGGCAGCCCATTAATGATCATGGAGCCAAGGTACAGGCGAATGTCATCGACAAATATTGAACACGTCATGCCAGTAAAGCTGGCGCTGGCGCTCGCGAATCCGCTATTTCCGGCGCTCGACAGTCAGCTGCGTGCCGGGCGTCACATTGGCCTGGACGAGCTGGATAATCACGCTTTCCTGATGGATTACCAGGGCGAGCTGGAAGAGTTCTACAGCCGTTATAACGTCGAGCTTATCCGCGCGCCGGAAGGCTTTTTCTATCTGCGTCCACGCTCCACCACGCTCATTCCGCGCTCGGTGCTGTCCGAGCTGGATATGATGGTGGGCAAAATCCTCTGTTATCTCTACCTGAGCCCGGAGCGCCTGGCGAACGAAGGTATCTTCACCCAGCAGGAACTCTATGACGAGCTGATGGCGCTGGCCGACGAAACTAAACTGCTCAAGCTTGTGAATAACCGCTCGACCGGCTCCGATCTCGATCGTCAGAAGCTGCAGGAAAAAGTGCGCTCATCGTTAAGCCGCCTGCGCCGTCTGGGCATGGTCTGGTTTATGGGCCATGACAGCAGCAAATTCCGCATCACCGAATCGGTGTTTCGCTTCGGCGCCGATGTGCGCGCCGGCGACGATCCGCGCGACGCGCAGCTGCGCATGATCCGCGACGGCGAAGCGATGCCGGTGGAGAGCCACCTGCAGCTCAATGATGAGAACGACGATACCCAGCAGGATAATGCGGAGGATGACAATGATTGAACGCGGTAAGTTTCGCTCGCTAACGCTTATCAACTGGAACGGCTTTTTTGCCCGTACGTTTGATCTCGACGAGCTGGTCACCACGCTGTCCGGCGGTAACGGCGCCGGGAAATCGACCACGATGGCGGCGTTCGTTACGGCGCTGATTCCCGACCTCACGCTGCTGCATTTCCGTAACACCACCGAGGCGGGCGCCACCAGCGGCTCGCGCGATAAAGGTCTGCACGGCAAACTGAAAGCGGGCGTCTGTTATTCGGTGCTGGATGTCGTCAACTCGCGCCATCAGCGCGTGCTGGTGGGCGTGCGTCTGCAACAGGTCGCCGGTCGCGACCGTAAAGTGGATATCAAACCGTTCGCCATTCAGGGCCTGCCGAGCGCGATCCTGCCGACACAGCTGCTGACGGAAACCCTGAACGATCGTCAGGCGCGCGTGCTGAGCCTGAACGAGCTGAAAGATAAAATCGACGCGATGGAAGGGGTGCAGCTTAAGCAGTTCAACTCCATCACCGATTATCATTCGCTGATGTTCGATCTGGGCGTGGTGGCGCGTCGTCTGCGGTCGGCATCCGATCGCAGCAAATATTATCGCCTGATTGAGGCCTCGCTCTACGGCGGGATCTCCAGCGCCATCACCCGTTCGCTTCGCGACTACCTGCTGCCGGAAAACGGCGGCGTGCGTAAAGCGTTCCAGGACATGGAAGCGGCGCTGCGTGAAAACCGCATGACGCTGGAAGCTATCCGCGTGACCCAGTCGGACCGCGATCTCTTCAAACACCTGATTTCCGAAGCCACCAACTATGTGGCGGCGGATTACATGCGCCATGCCAATGAGCGACGCATTCATCTCGACCAGGCGCTGGAGCTGCGCCGCGAGCTGTTCACCAGCCGCAAGCAGCTCGCCGCCGAGCAGTATAAGCATGTCGATATGGCGCGCGAACTCTCCGAGCACGCCGGCGCCGAAGGCGATCTCGAAACCGACTATCAGGCGGCGAGCGATCACCTGAATCTGGTGCAGACCGCGCTGCGTCAGCAGGAGAAAATCGAGCGCTACGAGGCCGATCTCGAAGAGCTGCAGATTCGCCTTGAAGAGCAGAGCGAAGTGGTGGCGGAAGCGGCCGGGCAGCAGGAAGAGAACGAAGCTCGCGCGGAAGCCGCCGAGCTTGAAGTCGATGAACTCAAAAGCCAGCTTGCCGACTATCAGCAGGCGCTTGACGTGCAGCAGACCCGCGCCATTCAGTACCAGCAGGCGCTCACCGCGCTGGAGCGCGCCCGCGAGCTGTGTCACCTGCCGGATCTGAGCGCCGACAGCG
This DNA window, taken from Cronobacter universalis NCTC 9529, encodes the following:
- the mukF gene encoding chromosome partition protein MukF, translated to MSTISQTVPELVAWARKNDFSIQLPVDRLAFLLAIATLNGERLDGEMSEGELVDAFRHVSDAFEQSTETVAQRANNAINDMVRQRLINRFTSEQAEGNAIYRLTPLGIGITDYYIRQREFSTLRLSMQLSIVASELKRAADAAQEGGDEFHWHRNVYAPLKYSVAEIFDSIDLTQRIMDEQQQLVKDDIAQLLNKDWRAAISSCELLLSETSGTLRELQDTLEAAGDKLQANLLQIQEATLGRDDLHFVDRLTYDLQSKLDRIISWGQQAIDLWIGYDRHVHKFIRTAIDMDKNRVFAQRLRQSVQNYFDAPWALTYASADRLLDMRDEEMTLRDEEVTGELPPDLEFEEFNEIREQLAAMIEAQLNVYRERQQPLDLSVVMRDYLAQFPRARHFDVARIVVDQAVRLGVAEADFTGLPAKWQPINDHGAKVQANVIDKY
- the mukE gene encoding chromosome partition protein MukE codes for the protein MSSTNIEHVMPVKLALALANPLFPALDSQLRAGRHIGLDELDNHAFLMDYQGELEEFYSRYNVELIRAPEGFFYLRPRSTTLIPRSVLSELDMMVGKILCYLYLSPERLANEGIFTQQELYDELMALADETKLLKLVNNRSTGSDLDRQKLQEKVRSSLSRLRRLGMVWFMGHDSSKFRITESVFRFGADVRAGDDPRDAQLRMIRDGEAMPVESHLQLNDENDDTQQDNAEDDND